One window of Chamaesiphon minutus PCC 6605 genomic DNA carries:
- a CDS encoding glycosyltransferase family 4 protein, with protein MTFENFMNSIGVADPHGRGWLSVVLTFMFAWIVTYLFIPKVRTFALKVGWADEPNARRLHQEPRPNAGGLAIYTGVMAAIILAGCLAPIVLAKVQVSVLAILLGGSVLVLVGFIDDQFGGLPALFRLLVQVLTALLLVVCGIQIHLVYFGAPIDGIISVAFTVLWIVGITNAVNLMDGIDGLAGGVSFITAMSLLAASAQFEARAAATLICAGAGGAALGFLRHNYHPSRIFMGDAGAYFLGYVLAATSILGNVKMTTLTSLLGTIVFFIVPVVDTSQVIVKRLLSGTNPMSTPGKDHLHHRLLAQGFSQRHSAVILWGVTLAGGMIAMRMQGIRQTAIVVTAIGIALLLVMTVWLRLRAIVDAPDKPISNPDE; from the coding sequence ATGACTTTTGAGAATTTCATGAATTCGATTGGTGTTGCCGACCCCCACGGACGCGGGTGGCTCTCCGTAGTGCTGACTTTTATGTTTGCATGGATAGTCACCTATTTATTTATTCCGAAGGTGCGGACTTTCGCGCTCAAAGTTGGCTGGGCAGACGAACCCAACGCTCGCAGGCTACATCAGGAGCCGCGCCCTAACGCGGGAGGATTGGCCATTTACACGGGTGTAATGGCGGCAATTATCTTGGCTGGCTGTCTCGCGCCGATCGTGCTGGCAAAGGTGCAAGTATCGGTTTTAGCAATCTTACTCGGTGGTTCGGTGTTAGTTTTAGTCGGATTTATCGACGATCAATTTGGGGGATTGCCTGCACTATTTCGTCTGCTCGTCCAAGTGTTGACAGCACTGTTATTAGTAGTTTGCGGCATTCAAATCCATCTTGTCTATTTTGGGGCACCGATCGATGGGATTATATCTGTTGCCTTCACAGTTCTATGGATTGTCGGGATCACCAATGCAGTGAACTTGATGGATGGGATCGATGGTTTGGCAGGTGGCGTAAGTTTTATTACGGCAATGAGTCTATTGGCAGCATCGGCTCAATTTGAAGCCAGAGCCGCTGCGACACTAATTTGTGCGGGTGCAGGCGGTGCGGCTTTAGGCTTCTTACGGCATAACTATCATCCGTCGCGGATTTTTATGGGCGATGCTGGAGCCTACTTCCTCGGTTATGTCTTAGCCGCTACTAGCATTCTGGGCAATGTCAAGATGACTACGCTGACTTCGCTATTGGGGACGATCGTGTTTTTTATCGTCCCAGTTGTAGATACCAGTCAAGTGATCGTCAAGCGACTGCTATCGGGAACTAATCCGATGAGTACGCCAGGAAAGGATCATCTGCACCATCGATTGTTAGCTCAAGGATTTTCGCAACGACATTCGGCGGTAATTTTGTGGGGGGTAACTCTGGCTGGGGGCATGATTGCGATGCGGATGCAGGGAATCAGACAGACGGCGATCGTGGTGACGGCGATCGGGATTGCTTTACTACTAGTCATGACAGTCTGGCTGCGGCTGCGCGCGATCGTCGATGCTCCTGACAAACCCATTTCCAATCCAGACGAATAG
- a CDS encoding Fur family transcriptional regulator encodes MKSDRTRSQERILQLLKQCERAISAQDIYVELRTRDRAVGLATIYRALESLKLEGVIQCRTLPTGESLYSCVQADRHHLTCLQCGQSIAIDECPVEQLEQRLESLHQFKIYYHTLEFFGVCLTCAPKDVDNIDDRAQVAKLHHYHSHDRSN; translated from the coding sequence ATGAAATCCGATCGAACCCGCAGCCAAGAACGAATTTTACAACTGCTCAAGCAATGCGAGCGGGCAATTTCCGCGCAAGATATTTATGTAGAACTGCGAACTCGCGATCGGGCAGTAGGGCTAGCTACTATCTACCGTGCCCTTGAGAGTCTAAAATTGGAAGGGGTAATTCAATGTCGAACATTACCGACTGGCGAATCATTGTATAGTTGTGTGCAAGCAGATCGGCATCATTTGACTTGCTTGCAGTGCGGACAATCGATCGCGATCGATGAATGTCCGGTCGAACAATTAGAGCAGAGACTAGAGTCGCTCCATCAATTTAAAATTTATTACCACACACTCGAATTTTTTGGAGTATGTTTGACTTGTGCCCCAAAAGATGTAGACAATATCGACGATCGAGCGCAAGTGGCTAAGTTACATCACTATCACAGTCACGATCGATCTAATTAG
- the purS gene encoding phosphoribosylformylglycinamidine synthase subunit PurS produces MNQKYHARIYVTLRPSVLDPAGTAVQSGLAHMGYTDVESVRIGKYIEVNLNAADETQARSQLDLMCDQLLANPVIENYRVELENRG; encoded by the coding sequence TTGAACCAAAAATATCACGCGCGCATTTACGTAACTCTTCGTCCCTCCGTCCTCGATCCCGCTGGTACGGCAGTCCAATCCGGCCTAGCTCATATGGGTTACACTGATGTCGAAAGTGTCCGCATCGGTAAATATATCGAAGTCAATCTCAATGCCGCCGACGAAACCCAAGCCCGCAGCCAACTAGATCTGATGTGCGACCAACTGTTAGCTAATCCAGTAATTGAGAATTATCGGGTTGAGTTAGAGAATAGGGGATAG
- the purQ gene encoding phosphoribosylformylglycinamidine synthase subunit PurQ has product MKFGIIVFPGSNCDRDVVYVTRDLLGQPTRTIWHEETDLHDVDVVVIPGGFSYGDYLRCGAIAKFSPIMKQVVAHAEQGKYVLGICNGFQVLTEAGLLPGALVRNRDLHFICDRVPLQVESTDSIWTQGYSTTTPIELPIAHGEGCYHADADTLDRLESNGQVLFRYAGTNPNGSLNNIAGICNETRNVVGMMPHPERAADPLLGKADGINLFKNLI; this is encoded by the coding sequence GTGAAATTCGGAATAATCGTCTTCCCTGGCTCCAACTGCGATCGCGATGTGGTGTATGTCACCCGCGATTTGCTCGGACAACCCACTCGCACCATCTGGCATGAAGAAACCGACTTACACGATGTCGATGTCGTCGTGATTCCTGGTGGCTTTAGTTATGGCGACTACCTCCGCTGCGGGGCAATCGCCAAATTTTCGCCGATCATGAAGCAAGTTGTCGCTCATGCCGAGCAGGGTAAATATGTTTTAGGTATATGCAATGGTTTTCAGGTGCTTACCGAGGCGGGATTGCTGCCTGGTGCCCTCGTCCGCAATCGCGATCTCCACTTTATTTGCGACAGGGTTCCCCTCCAAGTCGAAAGTACCGACTCGATCTGGACTCAAGGTTATAGTACCACCACCCCGATCGAACTCCCGATCGCTCATGGCGAAGGCTGCTATCATGCTGATGCCGATACACTCGATCGATTAGAATCTAACGGACAAGTCTTATTTCGCTACGCTGGCACCAACCCCAACGGCTCGTTAAATAATATCGCTGGCATCTGCAACGAAACTCGCAATGTCGTGGGGATGATGCCCCACCCCGAACGCGCCGCCGATCCCCTCCTGGGCAAAGCCGATGGCATCAATTTATTCAAAAATTTGATTTAA
- a CDS encoding type II toxin-antitoxin system RelE/ParE family toxin, producing MMRCSIAPSALRDLDDISDYFLERNINAGEQFLQEFTKKCRNLATFPAMGRSYSHIRFDLRGIPLQSHIILYRLIDDGLEIVRVVNARQDLESLFQSEE from the coding sequence ATGATGCGCTGTTCTATTGCACCCAGTGCCCTGCGCGATCTCGATGATATTTCCGACTATTTTTTAGAGCGTAATATAAATGCTGGCGAACAGTTCCTGCAAGAATTTACTAAAAAATGTCGGAATCTAGCCACTTTTCCCGCAATGGGCAGAAGCTATTCACATATTCGATTCGATCTGCGTGGCATTCCACTTCAGAGCCATATCATTCTCTATCGTTTAATAGACGATGGACTAGAAATTGTGCGCGTAGTTAATGCTCGTCAGGATTTGGAAAGTTTATTTCAGAGTGAAGAATAA
- a CDS encoding ribbon-helix-helix domain-containing protein encodes MNIALNPEQEQFIQSQIDRGRFKSADEAAFQAFKLLEEKYRDYENWIEDTRQKVDVAIAELDRGEGVELDLAIDRLQQKFRSAKETT; translated from the coding sequence ATGAATATTGCCCTCAATCCAGAACAAGAGCAGTTTATCCAATCGCAAATCGATCGAGGTAGGTTTAAATCTGCTGATGAAGCTGCATTTCAGGCTTTTAAGTTACTAGAAGAAAAGTATCGAGATTATGAAAATTGGATTGAAGATACTCGTCAAAAAGTAGATGTTGCTATTGCCGAACTCGATCGAGGTGAAGGAGTGGAGCTAGATCTAGCGATCGATAGACTACAACAAAAATTCCGATCGGCAAAGGAAACAACTTGA
- the purH gene encoding bifunctional phosphoribosylaminoimidazolecarboxamide formyltransferase/IMP cyclohydrolase, which yields MTRLALLSVSDKTGLIEFARQLVEKFDFEIVSSGGTAQALKAEGIPVMKVAEYTGAPEILGGRVKTLHPKIHGGILARRDLPEHLADLEQHQIRPIDLVVVNLYPFAATISKPGVSLADAIEQIDIGGPAMLRASAKNFAHLAVLSNPDRYNDYLAELTKNNGQASIEFRQARALETFQHTAAYDTAIAGYLAEQAGKSTNYQISAQPLQSLRYGENPHQPAAWYQTGAVPTGWTTAKILQGKELSYNNLVDLEAARRIIAEFGDTPAATIIKHNNPCGTALGDTLLAAYDRAYSADSTSAFGGIVAVNRALDADTARSMSQTFLECIVAPECTPEAAEVFAAKKNLRVLTLADLASGTKDNVKVIAGGLLVQTADEAIETTDNWQVVTTKQPTAAELQELLFAWKVCKHVKSNAIVVTNDRATIGVGAGQMNRVGSAKIALEQAGTNAQGAILASDGFFPFDDSVKTAAAAGITAIVQPGGSMRDNDSIAAANELGIVMVFTGVRHFLH from the coding sequence ATGACTCGTTTAGCACTCCTGAGTGTATCTGACAAAACCGGACTGATTGAATTTGCCCGTCAATTGGTCGAAAAATTTGACTTTGAGATTGTCAGTAGTGGGGGCACCGCCCAAGCATTGAAAGCTGAAGGGATTCCCGTCATGAAGGTGGCAGAATATACAGGTGCGCCAGAAATATTGGGCGGACGGGTGAAGACATTGCACCCGAAAATACATGGGGGGATTCTGGCGAGGCGCGATCTGCCCGAACATTTAGCAGATCTAGAGCAGCATCAAATTCGCCCGATTGATTTAGTCGTAGTCAACCTCTATCCCTTCGCCGCGACGATTAGCAAGCCTGGAGTCAGTTTAGCAGATGCGATCGAGCAAATCGATATCGGTGGCCCTGCCATGCTTCGCGCTTCAGCCAAGAATTTCGCACATTTGGCGGTATTATCCAATCCCGATCGCTACAACGATTATCTCGCCGAACTGACCAAAAATAATGGGCAAGCCTCGATCGAATTTCGACAAGCTAGAGCATTAGAAACTTTCCAACATACCGCCGCTTACGATACCGCGATCGCGGGCTATTTGGCAGAGCAAGCAGGCAAAAGTACGAATTATCAAATTTCTGCCCAGCCGTTGCAATCGCTCCGCTACGGCGAAAATCCCCACCAACCAGCAGCATGGTATCAGACGGGAGCAGTCCCGACGGGTTGGACGACTGCCAAAATTTTGCAGGGTAAAGAACTCAGTTATAACAATCTCGTCGATTTAGAAGCAGCACGGCGGATTATTGCCGAATTTGGCGATACTCCTGCCGCAACGATTATCAAACATAACAATCCTTGTGGGACGGCTTTGGGCGATACTTTACTCGCAGCATACGATCGAGCATATAGTGCCGATTCTACTTCTGCCTTCGGTGGTATTGTCGCTGTCAATCGTGCGCTAGATGCCGATACCGCTCGATCGATGAGTCAAACTTTTCTCGAATGTATCGTCGCGCCCGAATGTACCCCTGAAGCGGCTGAAGTATTTGCCGCCAAAAAGAACCTGCGGGTATTAACGCTAGCAGATCTGGCAAGTGGGACGAAAGATAATGTCAAAGTTATCGCAGGTGGGCTGTTAGTGCAAACCGCCGACGAAGCGATCGAAACTACCGATAACTGGCAAGTAGTCACCACCAAACAACCGACAGCAGCAGAATTACAGGAATTGTTATTCGCCTGGAAAGTCTGCAAACATGTCAAATCTAACGCGATCGTCGTCACTAACGATCGCGCTACCATTGGCGTAGGTGCCGGACAGATGAACCGCGTCGGCTCGGCCAAAATCGCCCTCGAACAAGCTGGCACCAATGCTCAAGGTGCAATCCTCGCCAGCGACGGCTTCTTCCCCTTCGATGATTCTGTCAAAACCGCCGCCGCCGCCGGAATTACCGCGATCGTCCAACCAGGTGGTAGTATGCGCGATAACGACTCGATCGCTGCTGCCAATGAATTGGGTATAGTAATGGTGTTTACAGGCGTCCGTCACTTCTTGCATTAG
- a CDS encoding NAD(+) kinase, which translates to MQLQNVIIAHKAGDRGSKNLAEKAAKQLEQKGCHVMMGPSGAKDNPYPVFLGSTSKQIDLAIVLGGDGTALTAARHLSPDGIPILAINAGGHLGFLTEPLELFNIDTPIDGQNIWERLEGDRYGIERRMMLQAHIYNGDERNTEPESEKFLALNDMCIKPAAADRMLTSILEMEIDGEIVDQYQGDGLLVSTPTGSTCYNVSANGPIVHSGMAAISIAPICPLSLSSRPIIIPPGSTVSIWPLGDYELNTKLWNDGVLATSIWPGQRVDVQMADCKAKFVILRDNYSYYQTLREKLLWAGSRIRYDRHHTRN; encoded by the coding sequence GTGCAACTCCAAAACGTCATCATCGCCCACAAAGCCGGAGATCGCGGCAGCAAAAACCTTGCGGAAAAAGCTGCCAAACAACTCGAACAAAAAGGTTGCCATGTGATGATGGGGCCGAGTGGAGCTAAAGATAATCCCTATCCAGTATTTCTCGGTTCTACCAGCAAACAGATCGATCTGGCGATCGTGCTTGGTGGCGATGGTACCGCACTGACTGCCGCCAGACATCTATCTCCAGACGGTATCCCGATCTTGGCAATCAATGCTGGCGGACATTTAGGTTTTTTGACCGAACCATTAGAACTATTTAACATCGATACACCGATCGATGGCCAGAATATCTGGGAAAGACTCGAAGGCGATCGATATGGGATCGAGCGACGGATGATGCTCCAAGCACATATATATAATGGCGACGAACGCAACACCGAACCTGAGAGTGAAAAATTCCTCGCTCTCAATGATATGTGTATTAAGCCAGCCGCCGCAGATCGAATGCTGACTTCAATTTTGGAAATGGAAATCGATGGCGAAATCGTCGATCAATATCAAGGCGATGGCCTGCTAGTTTCCACACCCACAGGCTCTACTTGCTATAATGTTTCGGCAAATGGCCCGATCGTCCACTCTGGCATGGCAGCGATTAGCATTGCGCCAATCTGTCCTTTGAGTCTCTCCAGTCGTCCGATTATCATCCCTCCCGGCTCGACTGTAAGTATTTGGCCTCTAGGCGATTACGAACTCAATACCAAACTGTGGAATGACGGGGTACTAGCTACCTCAATTTGGCCGGGACAGCGGGTAGATGTTCAGATGGCCGACTGTAAAGCCAAGTTTGTCATCCTTCGCGATAACTACTCTTATTATCAAACCCTTCGAGAGAAACTGTTATGGGCTGGTTCGCGCATCCGCTACGATCGTCACCATACTCGGAATTAG
- the rpoD gene encoding RNA polymerase sigma factor RpoD has product MTQTKDMLATLTTKDSDSELELLLDEDVDADDFTADPEGESDVEDEDGKLGKVKASRRRVQTKKKQFTEDSIRLYLQEIGRIRLLRADEEIELARKIADLLELERMREKLLNDLDREPHDREWAAVASMPLNQFRHRLFLGRRAKDKMVQSNLRLVVSIAKKYMNRGLSFQDLIQEGSLGLIRAAEKFDHEKGYKFSTYATWWIRQAITRAIADQSRTIRLPVHLYETISRIKKTTKLLSQEMGRKPTEEEIATRMEMTIEKLRFIAKSAQLPISLETPIGKEEDSRLGDFIEADGEMPEDQVSKSLLREDLEGVLDTLSPRERDVLRLRYGLDDGRMKTLEEIGQIFNVTRERIRQIEAKALRKLRHPNRNSILKEYIR; this is encoded by the coding sequence ATGACCCAGACTAAAGACATGCTCGCAACCTTAACGACTAAAGACTCCGACAGCGAGTTAGAATTACTGCTCGACGAAGATGTTGATGCTGACGACTTTACTGCCGATCCTGAAGGAGAATCTGATGTCGAAGACGAGGATGGTAAGCTGGGGAAGGTGAAAGCCTCCCGCCGTCGCGTTCAAACTAAGAAAAAACAATTTACAGAAGACTCGATTCGACTTTATCTACAAGAAATCGGTCGAATTCGTCTCCTCCGCGCCGATGAAGAAATCGAACTCGCTCGGAAAATTGCTGACTTGCTCGAATTGGAGCGGATGCGTGAAAAGCTCCTCAATGACTTGGATCGCGAACCACACGATCGCGAGTGGGCAGCAGTCGCTTCAATGCCACTAAATCAGTTTCGCCATCGGTTATTTTTAGGCAGACGCGCTAAAGATAAAATGGTACAATCGAACCTCCGACTGGTTGTTTCGATCGCCAAAAAATACATGAATCGCGGCCTTTCTTTCCAAGATTTAATTCAAGAAGGTAGCTTGGGTTTGATCCGCGCCGCTGAGAAATTCGACCACGAAAAAGGTTATAAGTTCTCGACATATGCAACTTGGTGGATTCGCCAAGCAATTACTCGCGCGATCGCCGATCAATCGCGGACGATTCGTCTACCAGTTCACTTATACGAAACTATTTCGCGGATTAAAAAGACTACTAAACTACTTTCTCAAGAAATGGGACGCAAACCCACAGAGGAAGAAATTGCTACCCGCATGGAAATGACGATCGAAAAACTGCGGTTTATTGCCAAATCCGCACAGTTACCGATCTCGCTCGAAACACCAATTGGGAAAGAAGAAGACTCCAGACTCGGCGACTTTATCGAAGCCGACGGTGAGATGCCAGAAGATCAAGTATCCAAGAGCTTGCTACGCGAAGATTTAGAAGGTGTGCTAGATACCTTAAGTCCTCGCGAACGCGATGTGCTCAGACTGCGTTATGGCTTAGATGACGGACGGATGAAAACATTAGAAGAAATCGGTCAGATCTTTAATGTTACTCGCGAACGCATTCGTCAAATCGAAGCTAAAGCTCTCCGCAAACTGCGCCACCCCAATCGCAATAGCATTCTTAAAGAATATATTCGGTAA
- a CDS encoding IS4 family transposase → MLPELYHAHLSEKFTRGNYLLTILLIQVVQSIKEVTLESIATKLAMPIKFESRRKKVQRFLSNDEWDLDNVWLSLVIAWIKGNVKQNNIIYLAIDRTKWQSNNILMVSMIWRKRAIPIYWQMLDKQGNSTLENQQLVLTPVFAALSDYSLLVLGDREFCSVTLANWLREQKIDFCLRLKKNVCIKTEEELWTELKRLGLEPGNSFFNQEVTIRKTAPVEGFNLAGKWLGKYRNITTKEPWYILTSLADLQAAVDTYAKRFGIEEMFRDFKGGGYNLEKTNLTGERLSKLLILLSLAYLKSIIQGIDIKSKQVQEYLGRKTEHHRKYARHSTFYIGLWGESWVDSTSSNWQVVVELMSLSPHKLPNYQQGLRAMRLILSAL, encoded by the coding sequence ATGTTACCAGAATTGTATCATGCCCATTTGTCAGAAAAATTCACACGCGGTAACTACTTATTGACAATTTTATTGATTCAAGTAGTGCAATCTATTAAAGAAGTCACGCTAGAAAGCATCGCAACAAAACTAGCGATGCCAATTAAATTTGAAAGCAGAAGAAAAAAAGTCCAGAGATTTTTATCAAATGATGAATGGGATTTAGATAATGTTTGGTTATCACTAGTGATTGCTTGGATTAAAGGCAATGTCAAACAGAATAATATTATATATTTAGCAATAGATCGAACCAAATGGCAATCAAACAATATTTTGATGGTCAGTATGATTTGGCGAAAGAGAGCAATTCCTATTTATTGGCAAATGCTTGATAAACAAGGGAACAGTACATTGGAAAACCAACAATTAGTATTAACCCCAGTATTCGCTGCCCTATCAGATTATAGCTTGTTGGTACTGGGAGATCGTGAATTTTGTAGTGTTACTCTTGCGAACTGGCTTAGAGAGCAGAAAATAGATTTCTGTTTACGACTGAAAAAGAATGTTTGTATCAAGACTGAAGAGGAATTGTGGACTGAACTGAAAAGGCTAGGATTAGAGCCAGGAAATAGCTTTTTTAATCAAGAAGTAACAATTAGAAAAACTGCACCAGTTGAAGGATTTAACCTAGCAGGTAAATGGCTAGGTAAATATCGAAATATTACCACAAAAGAGCCTTGGTATATTCTGACCAGCTTGGCAGATCTACAAGCAGCAGTTGATACCTATGCTAAAAGATTTGGAATTGAGGAGATGTTTCGAGACTTTAAGGGCGGAGGATATAACTTAGAAAAGACTAATTTAACGGGCGAACGATTGAGCAAATTATTGATTTTGCTATCACTAGCATACTTGAAGAGTATCATCCAAGGGATAGATATCAAATCAAAGCAAGTTCAAGAATATCTCGGCAGAAAAACAGAACATCACCGAAAATATGCTAGACATAGCACTTTCTATATTGGACTCTGGGGTGAATCATGGGTCGATTCAACATCTAGTAATTGGCAGGTTGTTGTTGAATTAATGTCTTTGTCCCCACATAAACTACCTAATTATCAACAAGGCTTGAGAGCTATGAGACTTATCCTATCAGCGTTATAG
- a CDS encoding chloride channel protein gives MWIDRQIRKLLRPKSLVEPLGKRIAIVEACSIGIVSALAAVGLKQSVAWLDTWRVDLAGTYSPWLVLPLIGIMGGYLSGLLVERLAPEASGSGIPQVKAALGYVPIALDLRVAVVKWLSTALSLGSGLALGRQGPTVQIGAALAAQLSHWADTSPTYQRQLIAAGAAAGLAASFNAPIAGVLFAIEELMQDVSDLTLGTAIIAAVVGGVIARALGGGGMLPDLSQIPIQFDLGEIPLLIGVGMLAGLVGVLFNRSLLASVKFYRRQFRDRSLAVKVAVAGGITSIMTILLPHALQTGKDLQDFAIVGRIDWQMAAWILGGQFVLSCVGFGSTAPGGLFAPSLILGAALGNLVATGAQSCYHYGILPADLVLSSPTVYALTGMSALFSAVTHRPMVAIAIVWEMTAEFDLVLPLMLGAVVAYLVAEKLFPGSIYQHVLSGKGINLNLPDLAQQSWVGLTAADLMQRRVETLSSQMTIAQAVCAFANSPHRGFPIVDEGQLVGILTQRDLSVLEDRQWDREAAIGTLMTRRLITVSPRDPLTSVLHLLDRHQVGRLPVVDGRKLVGIITRADIIRVEAERVSSTVSPLKTRSEPSYLVYRTQGPATGRGRLLVPLSNPQTADILLRLAAAIALKANYELECLHAIVIPRSSLPAETLVDLTASRQLCDRAVALGKTLGISVHTQIRVTHNVAATILETIGDRHIDLLCMGWQGKTATPGMIFGSTVDTAIRQAPCHVMLVKLGARLHPHGSSGESTALDAMMRLTRLHRWLIPISGGPNTEYALQLLPALLALDLKPDIHLCQVFPPTDEPPDLTNLNTAADTIYKSINAVAKIVTLHADDISRTAIDYAIDRHCDAIILGASREGLLKQSIQGNIPEAIACGSDCTVIVVRAAIAVRV, from the coding sequence ATGTGGATAGATCGACAAATCCGAAAACTATTACGCCCCAAATCTTTGGTAGAGCCTCTGGGTAAGCGCATCGCCATTGTCGAAGCTTGCTCGATCGGGATTGTTTCGGCTCTAGCAGCAGTGGGACTAAAACAATCGGTGGCGTGGTTGGACACATGGCGAGTAGATTTAGCAGGCACATATTCGCCGTGGCTGGTATTGCCCCTAATTGGTATTATGGGCGGATATCTCAGCGGTTTATTAGTCGAACGCTTGGCTCCAGAGGCTTCCGGTAGTGGGATTCCACAAGTCAAGGCGGCTTTGGGATACGTCCCAATCGCGTTAGATTTACGGGTAGCAGTAGTCAAGTGGCTGAGTACGGCACTCTCGTTGGGTTCTGGATTGGCTTTGGGGCGACAAGGGCCGACAGTCCAAATTGGGGCAGCCTTAGCCGCGCAATTGAGCCATTGGGCGGATACATCGCCAACTTATCAACGCCAATTAATTGCGGCTGGAGCGGCAGCAGGGTTGGCAGCGAGTTTTAATGCCCCGATCGCGGGCGTCTTATTTGCGATCGAAGAATTGATGCAGGATGTTTCCGATCTGACATTGGGCACGGCGATTATAGCCGCAGTAGTAGGCGGTGTCATTGCTCGCGCGCTGGGTGGAGGCGGGATGTTGCCAGATCTGAGTCAGATCCCAATTCAGTTCGATCTTGGGGAGATTCCTTTATTAATCGGGGTAGGGATGCTGGCGGGACTAGTGGGGGTTTTATTCAACCGCAGTCTCCTAGCTAGTGTCAAGTTTTATCGGCGGCAGTTTCGCGATCGATCGCTAGCAGTGAAAGTGGCTGTGGCTGGAGGAATAACCAGCATTATGACCATCCTCTTACCTCATGCTTTACAGACTGGCAAAGATTTACAAGATTTTGCGATCGTCGGTCGCATCGATTGGCAGATGGCAGCGTGGATTTTGGGCGGTCAATTCGTACTCAGTTGTGTGGGTTTCGGCTCCACTGCGCCTGGAGGTTTATTTGCACCCAGCCTAATTTTAGGTGCTGCTTTGGGCAATTTAGTGGCGACTGGAGCGCAAAGTTGCTATCACTACGGGATTTTACCCGCCGATTTAGTTTTGAGTTCGCCGACAGTTTATGCTCTTACGGGGATGAGTGCGCTGTTTAGTGCCGTCACCCACCGTCCGATGGTGGCAATCGCGATCGTCTGGGAAATGACCGCCGAGTTCGACTTAGTATTACCGCTGATGCTCGGCGCGGTTGTGGCCTATCTGGTGGCTGAAAAACTCTTTCCTGGCTCTATTTACCAACACGTACTCAGTGGCAAGGGCATTAATCTCAATCTCCCAGACTTAGCACAGCAAAGCTGGGTCGGTTTGACCGCCGCCGATTTAATGCAACGCCGCGTCGAAACGCTCTCCAGTCAAATGACGATCGCTCAAGCCGTGTGCGCTTTTGCCAATTCTCCCCATCGGGGATTTCCGATCGTCGATGAAGGCCAGTTAGTCGGCATTCTCACCCAACGCGATTTGTCGGTGCTCGAAGATCGACAGTGGGATCGGGAGGCGGCGATTGGCACACTAATGACACGACGCTTAATAACCGTCAGTCCGAGAGATCCGCTCACATCCGTATTACATTTGCTCGATCGCCATCAGGTCGGGAGATTGCCCGTCGTCGATGGTCGCAAACTAGTCGGCATCATCACTCGCGCCGATATTATTCGCGTCGAAGCCGAGCGGGTCAGTAGTACCGTCAGCCCGCTCAAAACCCGTTCTGAGCCGTCTTATCTGGTCTATCGAACTCAAGGCCCCGCAACGGGTCGCGGGCGGCTGCTGGTGCCTCTAAGCAACCCGCAGACGGCAGATATACTGCTGCGATTGGCAGCCGCAATCGCTCTAAAAGCGAACTACGAACTAGAATGTTTGCACGCGATCGTCATTCCCCGCTCTAGTCTGCCTGCGGAAACACTCGTAGATCTAACCGCTAGTCGGCAATTGTGCGATCGAGCTGTCGCTTTGGGCAAAACTTTAGGAATCTCTGTACATACTCAAATCCGCGTTACTCACAATGTCGCCGCCACTATTTTAGAGACGATCGGCGATCGACATATCGATCTACTCTGTATGGGTTGGCAGGGCAAAACAGCTACTCCAGGCATGATTTTTGGGAGTACGGTCGATACGGCGATCCGTCAGGCTCCGTGCCATGTAATGCTCGTCAAGCTGGGAGCGCGATTGCACCCCCATGGATCTAGTGGTGAATCGACCGCACTGGATGCGATGATGCGGCTGACTCGCCTCCACCGCTGGCTGATCCCGATCTCGGGGGGGCCGAATACTGAGTATGCTTTACAGTTATTACCCGCTCTACTCGCGCTCGATCTCAAACCAGATATCCATTTGTGCCAGGTGTTCCCACCGACAGACGAGCCGCCCGATTTGACGAATTTAAATACTGCGGCAGATACGATCTACAAGTCCATAAATGCCGTTGCCAAGATCGTGACTCTCCATGCTGATGACATTTCCCGCACGGCAATCGATTATGCCATCGATCGACACTGCGATGCAATTATTCTCGGCGCAAGTCGAGAAGGCTTACTCAAGCAAAGCATTCAAGGAAATATTCCTGAAGCGATCGCTTGCGGTTCCGATTGTACCGTCATTGTTGTCAGAGCCGCGATTGCCGTTCGAGTTTAA